The genomic segment CGTCTCGTCTGTCAGTGAGTGGACACCATTTTTGCGCCGGACCCacccatttattaaaaataaaaaggagagCAAACTTGATTTGTCTTTTCTCCACAGAGGTGGATCTGGACGAGCCAGACGGAAAGGAGGAATCTTACGACTTCAGATTCGTCAAATGGCTCattaaagaaaaggtcaatATGTCCTAGAGCGAGATGAATTCATTAATTTTGCCCTCAGTAAATTATGAGATCAACTTTAGAGCTCAGTATAAGCCACACCTCTCAAAGTCAATCAAATTTAAGAAAAGATTGAAGTCGCACTTGACTATGAATTGAaagttttcatgttttaaaatgGGAAATGTACATTCCCAAATCTCTGGATTGGCTACCAATGATAAATGATCGCTGAGCTATTTCTACCGACATTTATGATGTTTGGTAGGGTCTAATTCAGCTCTCATTTGCGCAGGGTTTGGCCACAATACCCGTTTCAGCTTTCTACAGTCCTGAGCACGGTCGAGATTTTGACAAATACATCCGATTCTGCTTCATTAAGgtaaagtgtcattttttttctttcgtacGGGTCATTTAAAACCGGAGTTTTGAATGTACAAATAACAGGAGGATTCCACGCTGGATGCCGCAGAGGCCATCTTGAAAAATTGGAGCGCATCACGCGACCCGTGACCTCACATTGACCCTGCGGATTTGATCGGATCGATGGCGGCCCATTTTCCAAATTGGGGGATGTTGGCTTTTGCTACGGAGAGTTACTAAATCATAACTAGCCAACAGAAAATGATATTGACACACACGTTCAAGTTGATTCTGAAATTAGGCCGAACGGTGCATTTGAGTAAATCCTGTTAAAGATGCGTCTCGGTTCGTGATTGTTATGCAATGATCTTGGATaggaataaacatttttttttcccgatgTACCGCTGGTACTTAAATGCTTCATTTCAAGGGAGAATCCCAATGTCAACAATTGTCCAAAAATCCCTCCATCCTAATAAAGACTGAATCAGAACCAATGATGACGTGGACCTTCTTTTCTAGTGTAGTcatattatgaatattttaacaaataacAAAGACCAATTCCTTTGAACCAAAAATGTTTTGGACCTCCAAGTGATTTGACTGGCTTGGCCGCCGGGCTAAAGAATTGGACATAGGTGGTCGTGATGGCAACCAGTGAGCTGCGACCAGGAGGCGTCGCTCTCTTGCGTGGGCGTGGCCTAAGGCTCTCCAATTCTAACTGCAGCGGGATGCTAGCCCGAGTGCGTTGCTCCGTCCATCCGTTCATCCCCTGACGTCAGCCTGTTTTGCAGGAAAGGAAagcgaaaaaaacaacaacgccaCACCACCCCGACCACCAGGACCGGATGGCGCACCGCACGGCCGTCCTTCCGTTATTCGCCATTCGGAAACGAGAGCTGCTTCTCTGAATGTCGCACGTTGGAAGCCTCAGTCGCTCGCTAATTTGTCATATGCTTCTCGGATGATTATGCTGGTTTTGGTGCATTTTCCTTATTGCTTTTTCAATGGCACTTTGGGATATATGTTGCTCATGACCAAGCGGTACGCCCCCCCAGACCCCCTGCCCAGCCCAAATTGTTGAAGGAGCAGCCCAGACAGCGTGACGGCCGCCAGACGACTCCAAGCATGGGAGGCAAGGTATCACCCACATTCACAATTCCATTTTATAAccaagattggattggataactttattcatcccgtattcgggaaatttcattgtgacagtagcaagaggggtgtcaaactcatttcacatcgtgggccacatacggcctaggccCTAGGCCgtattaaaaattattttttttccaaagcgaattaaaaatattaattccaggtcttttatgcattttttccactttcaaattatcctgcgggcctgaccgaacctccttggggcccggttccggcccgcgggccgtatgtttgacacccctgagttAGACAGTatgtacagtcaaaggccgcagaacaacaagaagaagacagaaaggcagcaaaaacataaaaccagcgacgagtttcggtagcaaaaacggatagactcaaaaagacgtcaAGTTGGATGTGTGATTAAGATGTGACCATTTGCTCACTCCATACAGAatctaccccccaaaaatcgaaGAGCTTTCAGAGGGAAATGCACGGGTCATTTTCCAGATCAGACGTTTTTATTACAGCAAACTACCAACCAAGGCCCAGTTTTGataagcaaatgatgaaaatggccTGACCAAGAAGCTTGAGTCAAGCCTACATTCTATCGCACTTTTCAGCGTCAACGCCAGAGGGCGCTCATGATAGTGCCTCTCCATTAGCCAGGGGTGAAAACCCGACATGTTGAAATCCATGTCCTAACCCgtatttagtttttcatttatctacattttttaaaaacaaatcatctAATGTGTTTGAGGTCTCCTGGATGGGATTTCACTGACTTTGTCTCTTAGTTCTGCCTGCAAAGTTTTGTTACTTTCGCGTGGGCAGGCGGGAGAGCGGACCCGGCGGGTTGCCATCTTGGTGGCCATCTTGATCCTGACCACGCTGCTGATCTTGTACAACTCGGGGGCCGGCCAGTCCAGCGACCCGCCCTTCCGGGTGGCTTGGAACCACTCGGTCCGGCTCACCGACCTGAAAAAGTGGGCCGCCAAAGACGACTACGTGGCCGTCCACGGCGACCAGGTAACGGATATGACTCGGCGCtttcttttgcttctttttctaATTTGCCGTCGTTCGTTTTCCGCGCCGATGATCCtcgctagggtcgcggggggcgtggccgctggagcctatcccagccagctgTGGGAAGTCGGCGGCCTGAATGGGTTGTCAGCCAATGGcagagcacaatgagacaaagaaGCCATCAAAATCGTACCTAAGGACAATTCATAGcctccaattagcctagcatgcatgtttctggaatgtgggaggtaccCAGATAAATGCCACGCGAGGGAGAATacgctaactccacacaggaaggtcggaacccaccgggtATTGAACCCTCCATCTTGGAAATGTCTCTCCCACCGGACCACCTACATTCATGTATACATAGTATAGCAAatcaaatgtcaatatttgagATCATCACTTCGTATAAAAATCTTTAAGTATAATTGAAAAGTGTAGACCAAAATATCCAAATTGCACCTTATCCTACCTGAGCCCTAACGTACAATCCACGTATGCTGCCATGCTTAGGCCCGGCGAATAATCAGCCATCCCTAGCAGTCGCGTTCAAAGCACCCACATTCCGTCCCATGTCGCCCGCCACGCAGAGAATGGACCTCCGGTGCGGCCACTGCGCCCTGGTCAGCAGCTCCAGCCACGTCCTGGGCACCAAAGCGGGCCCGCTCATCGACGCCAGCGAGTGCGTGATCCGCATGAACGACGCGCCCACGGCGGGCTACGAGGGCGACGTGGGCGGGCGAACCACACTGCGGGTGGTGGCCCATTCCAGCGTGTACCGGGTGCTGCGGCGCCGCGACGACTTCCTGGTGGACCCCGGCGGCCGCCTGCGGACCATCTTCTGGGGGCCGCCCAAGAAGATGACCAGGGACTCCAAAACCGCCGTGTACCGATCCGTCCAGAGGATGTGCTCCACCCACGAGCGGCTGTCGTGTTTCACCGTGGCGCCGGCGAAAATGTACAGGTTCGATCACCTGTTCCAACTGGAGACGGGACGAAACAGGTGGCCGGCTTTTTGTTTTGGGACGTTTGTGGGCGGCTAAAGGGGCGTGGCTATCTGGGATGCGCTCACATCCTCTCCCGGCTTTatgctcctccccctcctcagAGTAAGGTCCAACTCCTGGCTAAGCACGGGCTGGTTCACCATGGTCATCGCCATCGAAATATGCGACAACATCGTGGTGTACGGAATGGTTCCGCCCAATTATTGCAGGTGAGCGTGGCCGTACCGCACGGGGAGATGATTTAGCTAGCGTTATAAATGCGGGAATTTTCGCTCCCTTTTTGGCAGCATCACAAAGGGCCCCAAGATGTTGCCGTACCACTACTACAAGCCGCGGGGTTCCGACGAGTGCGTCACGTTCATGCAGAACCAGAACAACCAAAGAGGGAGCCACCACCGCTTCATCACGGAAAAGGAGGTTTTCGGACACTGGGCGCAGCAGTACAACATCACCTTCGTCCATCCCACCTGGTGAGAGCGCAAAATGGACGCCTCGACTACTTTCAGGGATTGCCAAAGCAAACTGCGGCGGAAAAAAAAGGACGCATGGAATGTTTCCAGTTTCTTGTTattgtcgtttttgtttttgtacgcatttgtaatatttacatatttatgtttGGAGTATTACACTGTTGGAAAATGACAGGAACGCGTGTGTATAATCTTGGACACTTTTCAAGGGACAAACGCAAGAAGGGAGTACACTAACGGCCGGACGTCCGCCGCCGTCAATgtgtagggggaaaaaaaggaaattaccgTTTTGTGCGTTTAAATTTAAGGAGACGTCCCGGAAAAGGCGTCCGTGATCTTCTGCGTCAGTATCGCCATGGAAATCAAAATGGCTTCCtgtgagagagggagggagaagcGTTTGTTGATATTAATCGAAAAAGGCCATGGTACAGACTTTTAATTTTCAACCGTTTTACAACAACTCGCACATGCAGAGTTCAGAGTTCAAAGAGCTGAGGAAACAACGTTACTTCCTGCAaagatttaataaaatattgctTTGTCACTTTCCtgtcaacagattttttttcatactcgGGCTGCTATCATTCATTACCTCATTGTATAATTTATCACCAATTCTATTTTGAGTCAAAGTAACAAGCGATATGGTTAACCTAAAAAACATCCAAATCCTATGTTTAAATCCtttaaatagtaaatattctttttattttttacaattttaaagatgaaaaacattaagaaaagtttaaacaaataaaatagacatttttgcattgaaattgtTTTGAATGGCAAATGctctttataataataataatcggacataggccatgtcgtcattaccacaacacaaaaaagcctacttggcatcacacgcagaaactgcgtgtgacgaaattgatggtgcttctccataagctacgtttaatcggcaaaagacctaagtGTAAATTTACATGAcctttttagttaaaaatgaaaaactatatctgatacaaaataataaaaaaggaaacatttgtccttttttaatattttgtatcAGATTTAGTTTTGCATTGAAATTGTTTTGAATGGCAAATGCTCTTTATTTACATGACCTTTatagttaaaaatgaaaaactaaatctgatacaaaatatttaaaaaggacaaatgttgtttttacatattttatagaaaagctAAAAACAACCGTAAATAGTTTGGactttagtatttaaaaaaagaaaaaaactaaataatctGAGTTCTGTCGTAattgatgaaaattattttttaaaatactcaaGGAAGAGATGAAGAGcgatacaaaaataaatcaatgaaaaagTTCTGTTATTCTGAAAGGTGCATCTGACCTCGGTGCGGATGGTGCGGCTCCCCTGAGCGGGACACGTGTTGAGATAGTGGTCAAAGAGGAAGCTGGGACACGTCACGTTCAACTTTTGGTCCGCGTCCAGACTAGACTCCAGCCCTTGCAGCCCCCCGAAGACCACCAGGAGATGCCTGCGGGTGTTCACGCTTGAGAAATGCCCAACGGCGCCACCGGCGGCAAATGGCGTCTTACTTGAACGGTGAAAGGGAGGCTCGCTGGCAGGCGCTGCCCTTTTCCGACGTCCCCACGGTCACGTCGTAGCCGTCGGCGTACGGGCCTTCGGTGAACACGGCGCCTGCGTCACAACAAATACGTCGCCGTCCATTTCCCGTGTTTTGAAGCGGAATCTTTTGGCTAAGCTGAATATTTGGCGGGCGGAGTTTAGCGACTCACTGAGGCATGACGCTAGGCGGACGCTGTAACCCCAGTAGAGCCCCCCTTCCGTGGTGGGCACGTGAGGAGCCACCACCACTGCTTTGTACATTTTGCTCTCTGGAAGACAAAAAGCACCACGCCGTGAGTTGGGACCATCAAACGTCATCCGTCCCGTCATTTCGTTCCCGGCGAAGGTCACCTTGGTTCTGCGTGGCGTTGAGGCGCACGGTCACTCGCAATCCGGCCTGAAGTTGTTTGTCGATTTGAACTTCCTGAGGGAGCCAATCACCCGTGAGCATcaggaataaataaaataaaaaagctccccggtgcctttttttaaatttatttttttaaaggatgatGGTGGTTTACCTTCCTCATGCCACAGTTGACCAGAGAGCCTTTTCCCGGTTTGGTGGGCCTGTCAAGGACGATACCTTCGCGGTACTCCGATTCCTCGTCCATTCTCATGTGGTGAGGGCTGTCCAAAGGGTTAAGCAGTCCTGTGGGAAACAGGGGGAATGTTTATTTACACTAGGGCCGAGTAAAACCACTATTTTCAAAGGCACCATTCATTTTTCCCATGACTTGACGACTCAGTTCATGTACAAACCCCCCCCATTTGATTTATATAATTTACCACCCCATTCTTGGCACTGCAAATTTTCATCTTGCACTAAAACACCATagctgctaaccacttaagtcattttattttttacctcacTTCATATAAATCTTAATTTGACTACttatgcattcaattcaatgaatgCCAAGTGAAATAATATATGAGACGATAATTTTTCCATACCCGCATACTGCAAGTCTTGATGCTTTGGAAAGAACATCTTCCGCAGGTACCTAGCACACACGCAAAGTTTGAGTTAATAACAACTAGTAGCACATGACCATGCTGTGTTGTTTCCAACACTCACTGTGGGCACTCAAGGTACTGCAGAATTCGAGCCAGCTGGACACACGCTTGTCCCTTCTTCCCTACGCCTTTAAACTCACCTTCCACGCTTCTGTGAAGcaaaaaataagttaataaaagtTTTGCTTTTGGTGGATTCCAGATTGAGCCTAAAAATGAGAGGGGAACTCACTTAACATCTTCGCCTTGCTCATCAAAGATGATAATTTCATCCACGCAGAAGATGACGCAGGCGCGGGCGATCTGTCCCGCCAGGTAAGTGCGGAGTTCGGCAGACTGGGCGTTGTCCAGAACCGAGCCGGGCAGAGCTACGCTCACCGTATACGCTCGACCTTCCCAAAACGCAACAAAACCATCATTAGATTTCTGAATAAAAATCctgtttttaatgtcaaagGAATCATGAGaaattcagaaacaaaacaagGATATACATTGGCGAAGCCTGCGTGTACCATTTTTCTGTATATGCTCGGATTTTTCTTTCTCGGCCGCCTCTTCTTGTTGCTTATTTTCCAACTGTTTGAAGAGCTTCGCCTCTTTCCTCCGTTTTTTATCCTCTttcactgttaaaaaaaataattatgagaCACAAATACTTTTTAAACCAAGATAGTGATGTCAAGTGGCACAAATTCAATACAGCTTTTTTAAAACGTCCATACTGTTATATATTCAAAGTATACTCTCACCAGCCTATAATCCTATTGACATTATTCACAGTAATTGTATacgtatataatatatatctcCCTCCCGCAGTCCAAAGTGGGCGCTAGTTTTGAATATAAGTGGGTGTGTTTCGTTTACCTATTTGGACCACTAGGGGGTGGTAATGAGTAGACTGTTTCAAGATAATCGTGGTGTGGAACAAATAGTACTACAAGACTTGAATGATAAAGGAAAATAATATACGATTACTGTGAATAATGTCAATGGGGTTATAGGCTGGTGAGAGTACACTTTGAATATACAACAATACGTAGTACGTATGTCATTGCAACTACATTTGTAATGAAGAGCGAGCCCTAGCTTGGACCCTGAATTAGCACATTAGCAAGTTAGGCTCAAAACGTGTTTTatctaaattaataaataaaaaacattgagaAGGCCAACGTCGTTTTACATTTCAACTACAGCGCTTGACTGCTACGAAGAATAACAAATGAATGACATTAAATCAAGACTTGACTAGTACACACTTTGCGCTTTCCTTTTCTTCCAGTCCACATTTTCCTCCACCTGAAAGAGAAgggaaaaacacaattaccaaAAAGAAGTCGGGGCAGGAAACCTTTCGACGAAAACACTCGGTGTATTTAACTTATACCTCGGAGACGACTGTTTTTGGTCTCTTTTTGGCGACGGCGGTAGACATGCTTGAAAAACAAAGGGCACGTGACACAAACACTTCCGTCTGacctcttcttcgtcttcttctaaTTTAGACGGCCAGCAACGAACGTTCATACGCATTACTGCCACCTACTTTAACGGAAGATACGACGGCATAAGCAGAAAAAAGGCTAAAAAtactcattaaaaataattaaaaaatgtgtagaacaaaaaaaaaagactccaagcagtttggataaatatggCTGCATAACATCAATACCGGCtaaaagagtggttagcacgtccgcctcacagttctgagatggaaGGTTCAATTCCTGTGTTCTGACCCTAGAATAATAATTGAGACATTCTATGCATATATGTAGACATACCGTTTTGAGTCATGtagccctttttatttttttttattgccaaaaataAGAACTCCAcctataaaattaaaaaaaaaactgcacaaatACTATATAAACTTGATTCATGAGTATACTGGTTGCCCTGAATTGGGAAaacacatcggctgccattTTGGATGTGGCGGCACGGCACTACGGAGTCAGTCCCAAATTCCACGAAGGGTGCCTGAACTCAATCTTGTGTCGCAAGGCCCACTTGGCGTAGATGGCCTTCTCGGTGATGAAGCGATGGCCGCCGCGCTGCTTGCGCTCGTGAAGCTTGTACATCAGGCATTCGTCCGCCGCCGACCGCTCGTAGTAGTGGTAGAGAGCCGCGCTGCGATTGGTTTGTCTGAACACGAGGGGTGGGAGGGACACAAGATTGACTTTTACGACTGATAAGGATACAACAGCAATAATTGATGAGACAATGCTGAGTTTGTCGGATCACGCCCAGTTGCTGGGAGGCCATTTGGAAGGGCGAAGTTCGCCAAGAGTCAATTCCCCTCCATTTTGAACGTGGTAAACTGACCTGCAATGGTCAGCGTTGATCATCCCGTAAACACGAACGCTGTCGCACATCTCCACTGCCAGCGTCATGGCGAAGAATCCCGTGCTCAGGTACGCTCCCGACTTCATTCTGAAGGAGAAGATGAGTCCCGTAACATCATGCACTCCCACAtgattttaaatttaaactaaACTTACACCACCACAAGTTACATTTGTCTCAAAATAAAACTCCTTATCTCGCTGCAACATTGTTCCTCGGCAAAAAGGTCTTACAAGTTGGCGCCATAACACAATGTTGGTCCAACTAAAATTCCAAAATGTATGCCAAGCGTACCGATTCTTTCCAGTTTCGTTCTGAAAAACCTGGTCACAGAGCATGACCCTCTCCCGCGTCATGGCGTAGAGCTTCGTTTCCGGGTACTCGCCGGCGATCCTACGAAGCGCGTTGAAGACGGCGCCCTTCCCGTCCGTCCTCATGTTCCTGTCCGGTCCCCAGAACACGTACGCCGTGTCGCCCGCCTCCCGGAAGTAGCGCCGCGGGTTCTTGAGCAGTCGGGGCACGCTGGTGTGCGAGACCACGCGGACGCTGGTGCGCCCGCCCACGTCCGCTTCGTAGCCCGCCGTAGGGGCGTCGTTCATGCGGATGACGCATGGGATCTGGTCGATGTCGGTGCCTAAACCCGACCCACGCATCTGGCCAGAACTGGAGATTAGCGCGCAATGGTTGAAGTGCAGATCCaagaactgcaaaaaaatgtaagacaACCCTTGAACAAAAATGGGAAAGTTATGGACAGAATATagaaaatgtagtatttttgaTTACGCATTCACATGTAAAATGGAACTCTACTTTAAAGAATTTAAAGTCTATCtggtgaaaaaaaactaattgaaaTTCACAGCACAAAGATGAAATGAGCCGAATGTGGCTCTAGAGCCGCAGCTTTCAGAGTCCATTGTAAAGGCTTGAAAACGGTCACCTGTTCCACGGTGTCGGGCCGGATCCGGACGTAGCCCAAAAGTCCAGAGCTGCGCCGGGGCGGCGCGGGTGCACGGGGAAACCTAATCACAGGTCCGAACCACAACAAGACGTACAGGCTTAGGAGGCTGATCAGGCAAAGCCATCGCAGAGTCTGTGCGGATGCACGCAACAAGTCAACGCGTCGATTAAAATCTCCCAAACGAATCGACGAGATGGCGGAGAATGCAAAGACACTCGCTCTTACCGTAGATTTCATGTCTTTGCTTCGGATGTGCCGATGGCCAAGCGGGGCTCCATCGCATGACAGTGTCATTCAACGACTTTATTAAGGAAGAATTTTCGGTCCAATTAGGCTCTTCCGATTCAAAACAAAGCGTGAAAACAAAGTGTACCGAAATGTTCATGTTTTCGCAGTTTCAGTAAATAGTAACAACAAAAGTGATGTTGTGCTACCAGTGTcacgttttggttttttttttttaaatagtgacGCCCAAATGCAAATTTTAGCGCCTctgattttactttgaaaaatgtccGATTTCTGCGTGTACGCAATTCCGTTAGTTCTGTCTGACAGACCTGATTGGTTTGTGGAACCACATTCCGCAGTCTCACCCAATTGGTCCGTAGTGCGGAAGTTTCCACTTGTACTCGTGTGTGATTGGCTGTCAGTCGTGTCAGCATTATCCCCAGCAAAAATTTGTTTTTAGGGTTCACTTTGATTGTGACACGAGAATGCCCTTCCTTTGCTCCTTGGATGCCCACGGtatttaaaaagacatttataTTCCATATAATTCCGCCAGTAATATCACTTACTTGCTTTACCCTTTCGTATTTTAATATGTTAGCATCTAGCACTCTGTGACAGGAGTGGTGGGCTCGGTTAGCCATTGTGCTAACTAACGTCCCTTACATAATACTCATTGGCTTTTAaggatcatatttttttctctacgTGTATATAACTGTAGAATTAAATTGTGTCGATGCGTTGACATATTATAGCTTTCAGACTGTCTTTTCCAGCAAGATCGAGAGCCTTGCAACATCTGCTACCATCGCTATTAACGATATGAATGAATTGCTATGTCAAAATGGTTGTCAGGAATATTTTAGCGTAAGAATCAACTCTCACatcttacattttaaaatgtcaccaaaagttagtATCATAAACACAACCATAAGATAAACAAACATAACAGTGAGGatgaatggctttaaatcatttGCGTCAAGTGGTAAAACACCTATATTTGTTTCTTAATTTATGCTATCACGTCAGTtagtgcaacaacaaaaaattgaatACTATTACTATTTAAAGTTAACTAGTTAAATTGAATAATACAGTCGTTTCTGTAATGCAGGTTTGTAAATTTGCAAGTGTGGAGTTTAATATGCTTTTGTGTCATGTAGTAGATCATTGTTTTCGAAAATAGTGATGCGGTGATCAATTTGCTTTCTGGCCACCTTTCCCCTGCTGAGCAGCTTAATTACCTTCCTGTGTGTTAATTCCCTGTCTGGACTCTGAAGCGTCACCTTGTTTACTAGGTGGCggctttttttgcttcacaggATGACGTGGATGAGGGAACATTGAAAAGTCAACCTCGGCTCATCCTGGTGACTGAGGTCAACGCTTTTGGCTTCTTCTTCAGAGAGCCGTTGCCTTTCGCGTCCTTCGACCATGTCCATGAGAAGAACGGAGGGCATGTCCATCGCCCAGGCATTGGCCATGACGGTCGCGGAGATCCCCGTCTTCCTCTATTCCACATTCGGACAGGTAATTGGGCCACGCAGGGGCAGTAGTGCCAAAATGAAAAATCATTATTTGCGTCTTAATAAATAACATCAAGAGTACTAGTGAATTATTTGCTCTCAGTCCATTTTCTCCCAGCTGAGGTTGAGCCCGAGCTTGAAGAAAGTGCTGTTTGCCACGGCGCTGGGCAGCGTGGCCCTGGCGCTCACCGCCCACCAGCTCAAGCGGCGTGGCAGGAAGAGGAAGCAGGCCGTCCGTTCCAAGGAGGCCGAGGCGGCGTTGGGCGTGCCCGAAGCGTTGCTGAGGACGGGGAGGCCGTCCACCTTGAAGAGAGGTGCTTTGCCGCGTTGAAATTCTCTCACTCGTGCGTGCCATTCGCTTCGATAT from the Stigmatopora argus isolate UIUO_Sarg chromosome 16, RoL_Sarg_1.0, whole genome shotgun sequence genome contains:
- the spout1 gene encoding putative methyltransferase C9orf114 homolog; the encoded protein is MSTAVAKKRPKTVVSEVEENVDWKKRKAQMKEDKKRRKEAKLFKQLENKQQEEAAEKEKSEHIQKNGRAYTVSVALPGSVLDNAQSAELRTYLAGQIARACVIFCVDEIIIFDEQGEDVKSVEGEFKGVGKKGQACVQLARILQYLECPQYLRKMFFPKHQDLQYAGLLNPLDSPHHMRMDEESEYREGIVLDRPTKPGKGSLVNCGMRKEVQIDKQLQAGLRVTVRLNATQNQESKMYKAVVVAPHVPTTEGGLYWGYSVRLASCLSAVFTEGPYADGYDVTVGTSEKGSACQRASLSPFKHLLVVFGGLQGLESSLDADQKLNVTCPSFLFDHYLNTCPAQGSRTIRTEEAILISMAILTQKITDAFSGTSP
- the st6galnac6 gene encoding alpha-N-acetylgalactosaminide alpha-2,6-sialyltransferase 6, yielding MGGKAGERTRRVAILVAILILTTLLILYNSGAGQSSDPPFRVAWNHSVRLTDLKKWAAKDDYVAVHGDQRMDLRCGHCALVSSSSHVLGTKAGPLIDASECVIRMNDAPTAGYEGDVGGRTTLRVVAHSSVYRVLRRRDDFLVDPGGRLRTIFWGPPKKMTRDSKTAVYRSVQRMCSTHERLSCFTVAPAKMYRFDHLFQLETGRNRVRSNSWLSTGWFTMVIAIEICDNIVVYGMVPPNYCSITKGPKMLPYHYYKPRGSDECVTFMQNQNNQRGSHHRFITEKEVFGHWAQQYNITFVHPTW
- the st6galnac4 gene encoding alpha-N-acetyl-neuraminyl-2,3-beta-galactosyl-1,3-N-acetyl-galactosaminide alpha-2,6-sialyltransferase, which produces MTLSCDGAPLGHRHIRSKDMKSTTLRWLCLISLLSLYVLLWFGPVIRFPRAPAPPRRSSGLLGYVRIRPDTVEQFLDLHFNHCALISSSGQMRGSGLGTDIDQIPCVIRMNDAPTAGYEADVGGRTSVRVVSHTSVPRLLKNPRRYFREAGDTAYVFWGPDRNMRTDGKGAVFNALRRIAGEYPETKLYAMTRERVMLCDQVFQNETGKNRMKSGAYLSTGFFAMTLAVEMCDSVRVYGMINADHCRQTNRSAALYHYYERSAADECLMYKLHERKQRGGHRFITEKAIYAKWALRHKIEFRHPSWNLGLTP